In Paenibacillus sp. BIC5C1, a genomic segment contains:
- a CDS encoding flagellar hook-basal body protein: MLRGLYTATAGMITQQRRHDTATQNIVNMNTTGYKQVNSVSRSFPEMLITLVGGDANLPTKRLGKLNTGVFAEESLSMNLQGAIMESGQKSDFAISSNLAVNDPQTGQPVPFDGSGKFVRADGTVTYQPQAYFTVQDAEGNTRYTRDGHFEVTGTGQLLSSTGSQVLDNNGQPVVLTGSVDQFKVDEQGRLVNADTGAPTGVTLGISVIDQPNQLVRQGDGNFSLNDQNGATARMMAAGDNVQIRQGYLEGSNVDASQATVDMNAAFRAYEANQKVVQFYDRSLDKAVNEVGRV, encoded by the coding sequence ATGTTAAGAGGTCTGTACACCGCTACCGCGGGAATGATAACGCAACAACGCCGCCATGACACCGCAACGCAGAATATCGTAAATATGAACACAACCGGATATAAACAAGTGAACAGCGTAAGCCGTTCTTTCCCGGAAATGCTCATTACTTTGGTAGGCGGAGATGCCAATCTTCCGACAAAGCGGCTGGGCAAGCTGAACACGGGTGTGTTCGCGGAAGAAAGTTTGTCCATGAATTTGCAGGGAGCCATTATGGAAAGTGGGCAAAAGAGTGATTTTGCCATCTCGTCCAATCTGGCCGTGAATGATCCACAGACAGGGCAACCTGTCCCGTTTGACGGTTCAGGCAAATTTGTACGAGCTGATGGCACGGTAACATACCAACCTCAGGCGTATTTTACAGTACAGGATGCAGAAGGTAACACAAGATATACACGTGATGGTCATTTCGAGGTTACAGGAACTGGACAGCTGCTCAGCTCAACAGGTTCACAGGTTCTGGATAATAATGGACAACCTGTTGTGTTGACAGGCTCGGTAGACCAATTTAAAGTGGATGAGCAAGGTCGTCTTGTTAATGCAGACACGGGTGCACCCACAGGTGTTACATTGGGAATCAGTGTCATCGATCAACCCAACCAACTGGTACGTCAAGGCGATGGTAATTTCAGCCTGAATGATCAGAATGGAGCAACAGCACGGATGATGGCTGCCGGTGATAATGTGCAGATCCGTCAGGGCTACCTGGAAGGTTCGAATGTAGATGCCTCACAGGCAACTGTAGATATGAACGCAGCATTCCGTGCATATGAAGCGAATCAGAAAGTCGTACAATTCTACGACCGCAGTCTGGATAAAGCCGTCAATGAAGTTGGGCGTGTATAA
- the fabZ gene encoding 3-hydroxyacyl-ACP dehydratase FabZ, producing the protein MLDIKQIQEIIPHRPPFLLVDKIVELEDGKRAVGLKNVTINEPFFIGHFPEYPVMPGVLITEALAQVGAVAILNLEGNKGKIGFLAGLDNFRFRGQVVPGDTLMLEVEITRLKGSIGKGKATARVGDKVVAEGEIMFALSDPS; encoded by the coding sequence GTGCTCGATATTAAACAGATCCAAGAGATTATTCCACACCGTCCCCCGTTTCTGCTGGTGGACAAGATTGTAGAGTTAGAAGATGGCAAACGTGCCGTTGGTTTGAAGAATGTAACCATTAATGAACCGTTCTTCATTGGTCATTTTCCGGAGTATCCGGTAATGCCGGGGGTGTTGATTACAGAAGCATTGGCACAGGTCGGTGCAGTAGCCATTCTTAATTTGGAAGGGAACAAAGGCAAAATCGGCTTTTTGGCGGGACTGGACAATTTCCGATTCCGTGGACAAGTTGTGCCTGGAGATACATTGATGCTGGAAGTGGAAATTACGCGTCTCAAAGGTTCAATTGGTAAAGGCAAAGCTACAGCCAGAGTAGGCGACAAAGTGGTAGCTGAAGGCGAGATCATGTTCGCACTGTCTGACCCAAGCTAA
- a CDS encoding flagellar hook-basal body protein — MNNSMISAMVSMTGIQQRLDVISDNIANVNTAGYKSKQAAFEDVLTRVQQQPDKYKLDGRSTPMGYNLGFGVRLADVTKDMTQGTLNETGNPTDLAIEGNAMFAVEANGEKMWTRQGAFHFVPDTRPKTNPNAPDMMVLVNGEGHFALDRQGNRITAPNNSKVAFDEKGNLLIRRGNEANATIGAQLQLVDIERPEGLVQYADNLFGLDAGLTEDDVFGANAATREATAMIRAGYIEQSNVDLTQEMALLMQGQRTYQLAARALTSSDSMAGLANNMRA; from the coding sequence ATGAATAATTCCATGATTAGTGCAATGGTTTCCATGACGGGAATACAGCAGCGTCTGGATGTCATTTCCGATAATATTGCCAACGTGAATACGGCAGGCTATAAGAGTAAGCAAGCAGCCTTTGAAGATGTACTGACACGTGTGCAGCAGCAGCCGGACAAGTACAAGCTGGATGGACGCTCGACCCCGATGGGATACAACCTCGGGTTTGGCGTACGTTTGGCTGATGTGACAAAGGATATGACTCAAGGTACACTCAATGAGACAGGCAATCCTACCGATCTGGCGATTGAAGGCAATGCGATGTTTGCCGTTGAAGCAAATGGTGAGAAAATGTGGACGCGTCAGGGTGCATTCCATTTTGTCCCTGATACAAGACCCAAAACGAATCCCAATGCGCCAGACATGATGGTATTGGTCAATGGCGAAGGCCACTTTGCATTGGATCGTCAAGGTAATCGCATTACGGCACCGAATAACAGCAAGGTTGCATTTGATGAAAAAGGTAATCTGTTGATCCGTCGTGGCAATGAAGCCAATGCAACGATTGGAGCCCAATTGCAACTCGTTGATATCGAGCGCCCGGAAGGGCTTGTGCAGTATGCGGATAACCTGTTTGGTCTGGATGCGGGTCTGACCGAGGATGATGTATTTGGAGCCAATGCAGCTACACGTGAAGCGACAGCCATGATCCGTGCAGGCTACATTGAACAATCCAACGTGGACTTGACACAAGAGATGGCTTTGCTGATGCAAGGACAGCGGACTTACCAACTGGCAGCACGTGCGCTGACATCCAGTGATTCCATGGCGGGTCTTGCCAACAATATGAGAGCATAA
- a CDS encoding DNA-directed RNA polymerase subunit beta, which yields MTDTQQQNSKPDKTKVKKKKSGWRIARWFLVPVLLVLALAGGLVAGYVVLGKQDIGSVLQWSTWEHVYDLVFAP from the coding sequence ATGACAGATACACAGCAGCAGAACAGCAAGCCGGATAAGACGAAAGTCAAGAAGAAGAAGAGTGGATGGCGCATCGCAAGATGGTTTTTGGTTCCGGTCCTGCTTGTTCTTGCCCTCGCTGGCGGATTGGTGGCTGGCTACGTGGTACTGGGCAAACAGGATATCGGTTCCGTATTGCAGTGGAGTACATGGGAACATGTATATGATTTGGTGTTCGCTCCATAG